One Serpentinicella alkaliphila DNA segment encodes these proteins:
- a CDS encoding D-cysteine desulfhydrase family protein codes for MIKKPPRINLANLPTRIDYLSRLTKELDGPKIFIKRDDQTGSEVSGNKVRKLEYIVQEAIDQSCDYLITCGGIQSNHARATAAIAAKLGLGSFLVLKGHEEEALEGNYFLSKLLGAKFKLITGDDYQNKRMEIMKDIKTELEAKGYNPYIIPEGGSMGIGSFGYYTALEEIQKQEEHLGIKFDAIAISVGSGGTYSGLFLANRLLGRESAILGINVSSNAEYFKKQISNILEESFPYINSRVEYSNDDIKIIDGYVGLGYAESRNEELEFISYLAKLEGIVLDPVYTGKAMYGLVNEIKKGNMNEYKNILFIHTGGLFGVFPKSNLFT; via the coding sequence TTGATTAAAAAACCACCAAGAATTAACTTAGCTAATTTACCTACAAGAATAGACTATCTAAGCAGACTTACTAAAGAATTAGATGGACCAAAAATATTTATTAAAAGAGATGACCAGACAGGCTCAGAGGTATCAGGGAATAAAGTTAGAAAATTAGAGTATATAGTCCAAGAAGCAATAGATCAAAGTTGTGACTATTTGATAACATGTGGCGGTATTCAATCTAATCATGCTAGGGCAACCGCTGCTATAGCAGCTAAATTAGGATTAGGATCATTTTTAGTGCTAAAAGGTCATGAGGAAGAGGCGTTAGAAGGTAATTATTTTCTTAGCAAATTATTAGGAGCAAAGTTCAAACTTATTACCGGGGATGACTACCAAAATAAAAGAATGGAAATTATGAAAGACATAAAAACAGAGTTAGAGGCGAAGGGATATAACCCCTATATTATACCCGAAGGTGGTTCAATGGGTATAGGCTCCTTTGGATACTATACTGCCTTGGAGGAAATACAAAAGCAGGAGGAACATTTAGGTATTAAGTTTGATGCAATTGCTATTTCTGTCGGTTCGGGGGGAACTTATAGTGGTCTATTCTTAGCTAATAGACTACTGGGCAGAGAGTCTGCAATCTTAGGAATTAATGTATCTAGTAATGCTGAATATTTTAAGAAACAGATTTCAAATATATTAGAAGAGAGTTTTCCATATATTAATAGTCGAGTTGAATACTCAAATGATGACATAAAAATAATTGATGGTTATGTAGGACTAGGCTATGCAGAAAGTAGAAATGAAGAGCTTGAATTTATTAGCTATCTGGCAAAACTTGAGGGCATTGTTTTAGACCCTGTTTATACTGGCAAAGCAATGTATGGGTTAGTAAATGAAATAAAAAAGGGAAATATGAATGAATATAAAAATATATTATTTATACATACAGGTGGTTTATTTGGTGTGTTTCCGAAGAGTAATTTGTTTACCTAA
- a CDS encoding WG repeat-containing protein encodes MRRFYIILVIISLMLQLGGCSFRQNTSNNVEEINNEKTNLYPAFVYEKDIKKWGFINKSGEFVIKPHFDGVGDFNRDEMAIIWNNDKYGVIDIYGDYIVKPLYNYIVDIYEGTIVAQNKENSYVFINKEGKIILENKGVIGAFSEGLALFSDSENWENMRYGYVDILGKVAIAPQYLSVTSFNNGKALVKVDANSFAIIDNKGNLLSKIDEDIIGEISEEILIYRDSNTHNEGYMTLEGKKITDAEFVDARPFENGVAQVTIFSGSESYLSGLINKNGKYIIKPMYGNIQKISDDLYAVSESKNYIFYIWDEFIPKAIMNKNGKLLSDYKYFKFGNITENLKYISDGVFTYIVDNKYKEVKKFAKLSGIGDIIAYNDVFKISLDDELIYLSNEGETIWNSEYKYTLTNGAYITKEKYRPNRYELTYYPKVTGLLDNVRESQISKKLKNIFVISKEGHDNNEIDYYELIEKRFEVNEFKKLITIIENGYYYGIGGAHGIRWIRSFPMNLETGTIYTLDSLFKSNINYKARLEKMIKRQMQEQNKKDHIYFDDSEPKISDEQFFLLTKKGLEIRFQAYEIGPYAIGMPSFTIPYKEIEDIINIEGELWRLID; translated from the coding sequence ATGAGAAGGTTTTATATTATTTTAGTAATTATTAGTTTAATGCTTCAATTAGGTGGCTGTAGCTTTAGACAAAATACATCTAATAATGTAGAGGAAATAAATAATGAAAAAACAAATTTATATCCTGCATTTGTATATGAAAAAGATATAAAAAAGTGGGGGTTTATTAACAAAAGTGGTGAGTTTGTTATAAAGCCCCATTTTGATGGTGTAGGAGATTTTAACAGAGATGAAATGGCAATTATTTGGAATAATGATAAATATGGGGTTATAGATATATACGGAGATTATATAGTAAAGCCGTTGTATAACTACATTGTAGATATTTATGAGGGAACTATAGTAGCTCAAAATAAAGAAAATTCCTATGTCTTTATTAATAAAGAAGGGAAAATAATATTAGAAAACAAAGGTGTTATAGGAGCTTTTAGTGAGGGTCTTGCCCTATTCTCAGACTCAGAAAATTGGGAAAACATGAGGTATGGATATGTTGATATACTTGGAAAAGTAGCTATAGCTCCACAATATTTAAGTGTAACGAGTTTTAATAATGGAAAAGCATTAGTAAAAGTAGATGCTAATTCTTTTGCTATAATCGATAATAAAGGTAATCTTCTAAGTAAAATAGATGAAGATATAATTGGTGAAATTAGCGAAGAGATATTGATTTATAGGGATAGTAATACTCATAATGAAGGCTATATGACTTTAGAAGGGAAAAAGATAACCGATGCAGAGTTTGTTGATGCTAGGCCTTTTGAAAATGGAGTTGCACAGGTAACTATTTTCAGTGGTTCAGAAAGTTATTTAAGTGGCCTAATAAATAAAAATGGAAAGTATATTATCAAACCTATGTATGGTAATATACAAAAAATTAGTGATGATTTATATGCTGTAAGTGAATCTAAAAATTATATATTTTATATTTGGGATGAGTTTATACCAAAGGCCATTATGAATAAAAATGGAAAGTTACTGAGCGATTATAAGTATTTTAAATTTGGAAATATTACAGAAAATTTAAAATACATTTCAGATGGAGTGTTTACGTATATTGTTGACAATAAATATAAGGAAGTTAAAAAATTTGCAAAGCTTTCAGGGATAGGAGATATTATAGCCTATAATGATGTGTTTAAGATATCATTAGATGATGAATTAATATATTTGTCTAATGAAGGTGAAACGATCTGGAATTCCGAATATAAATATACTTTAACAAATGGAGCCTATATAACAAAAGAAAAATATCGCCCTAATAGATATGAATTAACATACTATCCAAAAGTAACAGGTCTTTTAGATAATGTACGTGAAAGCCAGATAAGTAAAAAATTGAAAAATATTTTTGTAATTAGCAAGGAAGGGCATGATAATAATGAGATTGACTACTATGAATTAATTGAGAAGCGATTTGAAGTAAATGAGTTTAAAAAGCTTATTACAATTATAGAAAATGGATACTATTATGGAATTGGTGGAGCTCATGGAATACGATGGATAAGGAGTTTTCCAATGAATTTAGAAACAGGGACTATTTATACCTTAGATTCATTGTTTAAGAGTAATATTAACTATAAGGCAAGATTAGAGAAAATGATAAAGCGTCAGATGCAAGAACAAAACAAAAAAGACCATATATACTTTGATGATTCAGAACCTAAAATTTCGGATGAACAATTTTTTCTCCTAACTAAAAAAGGCTTAGAGATTCGTTTTCAAGCATATGAAATTGGACCTTATGCTATAGGAATGCCTTCCTTTACAATTCCATATAAGGAAATAGAAGACATTATTAATATTGAAGGAGAACTGTGGAGACTTATAGATTAA
- a CDS encoding amidohydrolase: MINITNQNIEKKDILVKDGKIDKISEILDYDACNTDVIDVQEQYVMQGLIDCHTHVGIIEEAVGKIGVNNNETSDPVTPHMRGIDAINPFDLAFYDAIKSGVTTVMTGPGSNNAVGGLSTAVKTYGKIIDKMVIKDPVGLKISLGENPMSTYGKMNKAPITRMGTVALIRELFMKAQDYIKLKEQKKIKERDIKLEAVVALLKGEISLRVHAHRADDIVTACRIADEFGITKMVIEHGTEANLVKDYLAEKNIPVAYGPMISPRSKIELKNRDYNCALELIESGIKVALITDHPYNLIDQLRITAIFAISEGLSQLDAIKCLTTSPAEILRCNERIGKLQEGYDADIVVYSGKPFDINSKVVITLINGKIVYKR, encoded by the coding sequence ATGATCAATATAACCAATCAAAATATAGAAAAAAAAGACATATTAGTTAAAGATGGAAAGATTGATAAAATTTCAGAAATATTAGATTATGATGCTTGTAATACGGATGTAATTGATGTCCAGGAGCAGTATGTTATGCAAGGTTTAATTGATTGTCACACACATGTTGGTATTATAGAGGAGGCAGTAGGAAAGATAGGAGTTAATAATAATGAAACATCAGATCCAGTAACTCCACATATGAGAGGTATAGATGCGATCAATCCTTTTGATTTAGCATTTTATGATGCGATAAAATCTGGAGTTACAACTGTCATGACTGGACCTGGAAGTAACAATGCAGTTGGTGGTTTAAGCACAGCAGTCAAAACTTATGGAAAAATTATTGATAAAATGGTAATTAAAGATCCAGTAGGTTTAAAAATTTCACTTGGGGAGAACCCAATGAGCACATATGGAAAAATGAATAAAGCTCCAATTACAAGAATGGGTACTGTTGCACTTATTAGAGAACTATTTATGAAGGCTCAGGATTATATAAAACTTAAGGAACAAAAAAAAATTAAAGAGAGAGATATTAAACTAGAAGCAGTAGTTGCACTTCTAAAAGGAGAAATATCACTAAGAGTACATGCCCATAGAGCAGATGATATTGTTACGGCATGTAGAATTGCTGATGAGTTTGGAATTACAAAAATGGTTATAGAACATGGTACTGAGGCTAATTTAGTAAAGGATTATTTAGCTGAAAAAAATATTCCAGTAGCCTATGGACCAATGATTTCACCTAGGTCAAAAATTGAATTAAAAAATAGAGACTATAATTGTGCACTAGAGTTAATTGAATCTGGAATTAAAGTAGCTCTAATTACTGATCACCCATATAATTTGATTGACCAACTTCGAATAACTGCAATATTTGCAATTTCCGAGGGCTTAAGTCAATTAGACGCTATTAAATGTCTTACAACGAGTCCAGCAGAAATACTGAGATGTAATGAACGAATAGGTAAACTTCAGGAGGGTTATGATGCGGATATAGTTGTTTATAGTGGTAAACCCTTTGATATTAATTCAAAAGTAGTGATAACATTAATAAATGGTAAAATTGTATATAAACGATAG
- a CDS encoding RyR domain-containing protein — protein sequence MDSKDIKIVVTGDICINSLQWITYPQNSEGFNWQTHLNMHSILKPGESLLLSELVSLSTGACVLSPKIDDIEQTLSREFLRSTAELSLFSKYTDGRSKEKVYRVSRFLGFTGPTASNSKLLPIIKDDENADLVIIDDENNGFNLNVEYWPLAIKTLGKAPIVLYKLNNPNGSSNLWKHLESNHLENTIVIINADDLRSKGVNISKSLSWEKTAQNFLWQIENNPNLAFLAKCHHLVVPFGLEGAIYYRNDRITESRLYFLPYEFEGGLVNENQGRMYGLTSSFVAGLAQSIVVDNAKKELLAISINDGIRQGMVNAHKYFIEGFGKNVEETPFPNPAVFIEDKSNIIKKKHVQDVRIPCSTNINCPSCWYILKDKSSTNLAGIAYDIVKNGEEKVLNFIPIAQFGNLKTVDRIEIESYRSIKNLIWEYISTKNTVRPLSIAVFGTPGSGKSFGVTEIASSIAPKLIKKLDYNLSQFRSPSDLINAFHRVRDYSLKGRIPLVILDEFDSSFDGKLGWLKYFLAPMQDGVFREGEATHSIGKVILVFAGGTSSTFKEFCGKGILDENDQKQFNSYFKTAKGPDFVSRLRGYVNILGVNPTDDTMGDQLYIIRRAMLLRSLLERKVPHLINEHGEAQIDNGVLRALLKVPRYKHESRSMEAILEMSMLTQARKWEQSLLPAREQLKLHVDEEQFLRHMMHDAFYSEKIESIAIAIHDKYRSLNKDNIDYDENFIKPWHELSEDLKDCNRDEVKHIPEALLRINYDITSVKDKPQVKEFTQVELESLAEYEHTRWYLHRKDAGWSYGEVKSYKDKTDPAFVTWDMLPEEKKNKVYEVIKIWPEILANSNFNIEQLKFTCQCEHKSIEQGII from the coding sequence ATGGATAGCAAAGATATCAAAATTGTAGTAACAGGGGATATTTGTATTAATTCACTTCAATGGATAACATATCCACAGAACAGTGAAGGTTTTAATTGGCAAACACATTTAAATATGCATAGCATCTTAAAACCAGGGGAGTCTTTACTACTTTCTGAACTAGTGTCCTTATCAACTGGAGCCTGTGTCCTTTCTCCAAAAATTGATGACATTGAACAGACTTTATCTAGGGAATTTCTTAGATCCACTGCTGAACTTAGCCTTTTTAGTAAGTATACTGATGGTAGAAGCAAAGAAAAGGTATATAGAGTAAGTCGTTTTCTAGGATTTACTGGGCCTACTGCTTCAAACTCAAAGCTCCTTCCAATTATTAAGGATGATGAAAATGCTGATCTTGTTATTATAGACGATGAAAACAACGGCTTTAATCTAAATGTGGAGTATTGGCCTTTGGCAATTAAAACATTAGGAAAAGCCCCAATAGTTTTATACAAGCTTAATAACCCTAACGGATCTAGTAATCTATGGAAGCATCTAGAAAGTAATCATTTAGAAAATACTATAGTTATTATAAATGCTGATGATCTACGATCAAAAGGTGTAAATATAAGTAAAAGTCTTTCATGGGAAAAAACAGCTCAAAATTTTTTATGGCAAATTGAGAATAATCCTAATTTAGCCTTTCTAGCAAAATGTCACCATCTTGTAGTTCCATTTGGACTTGAAGGGGCTATCTATTATAGAAATGATAGAATTACTGAGTCCCGCTTATATTTTCTTCCTTACGAGTTTGAGGGTGGCCTAGTAAATGAAAATCAAGGTAGAATGTATGGACTTACTTCATCCTTTGTTGCAGGACTTGCTCAAAGTATTGTAGTAGATAATGCAAAAAAAGAGCTTTTAGCTATATCCATTAATGATGGTATACGTCAGGGTATGGTAAATGCACATAAATATTTTATTGAAGGCTTTGGAAAAAATGTGGAGGAGACTCCTTTCCCAAATCCCGCTGTTTTTATAGAGGATAAATCTAACATAATTAAGAAGAAACATGTGCAGGATGTAAGAATACCATGTTCTACTAATATAAACTGTCCTTCCTGTTGGTATATACTGAAAGATAAAAGCTCTACGAATTTAGCTGGAATAGCCTATGATATAGTTAAAAATGGTGAAGAAAAGGTTCTGAATTTCATACCAATTGCTCAGTTTGGAAACTTAAAAACCGTAGACAGAATTGAAATAGAGAGCTACAGATCTATCAAAAACTTAATATGGGAATACATATCTACAAAAAATACAGTTAGACCTTTATCGATTGCAGTATTTGGTACTCCAGGTTCAGGAAAGTCATTTGGAGTAACGGAAATAGCCTCAAGTATTGCCCCAAAATTAATTAAAAAATTAGACTATAATTTATCACAATTCCGCTCTCCTTCGGATTTAATAAATGCCTTCCATAGGGTTAGGGACTATTCTTTAAAGGGTAGAATACCTCTAGTAATTTTAGATGAATTTGATTCCTCCTTTGATGGTAAATTAGGTTGGTTAAAATACTTTTTAGCTCCTATGCAAGATGGTGTATTTAGAGAAGGTGAGGCTACACACTCAATCGGAAAAGTAATTCTAGTTTTTGCTGGCGGTACCAGTAGCACCTTTAAAGAATTTTGTGGAAAAGGTATTTTAGATGAAAATGATCAAAAACAATTTAATTCTTATTTCAAAACTGCTAAGGGTCCAGATTTCGTAAGTCGTCTTAGAGGTTATGTAAATATATTAGGTGTTAATCCAACGGATGATACGATGGGTGATCAACTATATATTATAAGAAGAGCCATGTTATTAAGGTCTTTATTAGAAAGAAAAGTACCTCATTTAATAAATGAACATGGAGAAGCGCAAATTGATAATGGAGTATTACGGGCTTTACTTAAGGTCCCAAGATATAAACATGAGTCTAGATCTATGGAAGCCATTTTAGAAATGAGTATGCTAACTCAAGCTAGGAAGTGGGAGCAATCCTTACTACCTGCAAGGGAACAACTTAAGTTACATGTGGATGAAGAGCAATTTTTAAGACATATGATGCATGATGCATTCTATAGCGAAAAGATAGAAAGTATTGCGATAGCTATTCATGATAAATATAGGTCTCTTAACAAAGACAACATAGATTACGATGAAAACTTTATTAAACCTTGGCATGAGTTAAGCGAGGATCTTAAGGATTGTAATCGTGATGAGGTTAAACATATTCCAGAGGCACTATTAAGAATTAATTACGATATAACCTCCGTTAAAGACAAACCCCAAGTTAAAGAATTTACCCAAGTGGAATTAGAGAGCTTAGCTGAATACGAGCATACTAGATGGTATTTACATAGAAAAGATGCCGGTTGGAGTTATGGTGAAGTAAAAAGCTATAAGGATAAAACTGACCCAGCATTTGTAACATGGGATATGCTTCCTGAAGAGAAAAAAAATAAAGTATATGAGGTTATTAAGATTTGGCCAGAAATTCTTGCAAACTCAAATTTTAATATAGAGCAATTAAAATTTACCTGTCAATGTGAGCATAAAAGTATAGAACAGGGTATAATCTAA
- the hemB gene encoding porphobilinogen synthase yields the protein MFDIVKRSRRLREKSNIRALVRETQLHVDDFVYPIFVTHGEHIKEEIPSMPGIFHYSIDMLHEEIEEIAKLNIKAILIFGIPEKKDELGTSAYDEDGIVQQAVRHIKKLNKELYIITDVCLCQYTSHGHCGIIEVESVLNDPSVELIARTALSHARAGADMVAPSDMMDGRVQAIRILLDKEGYSNIPIMSYSAKFASSFYGPFREAAHSAPQFGDRKSYQMDYCNANEAIREMELDIEEGADIIMVKPALSYLDILRQGKDQFNVPMAAYNVSGEYAMIKAASKMGWINEKQIITEVLTSIKRAGADIIITYFAKDIVKWLKE from the coding sequence ATGTTTGATATAGTTAAAAGAAGCAGAAGACTTAGAGAAAAATCCAATATAAGGGCTTTGGTTAGAGAAACACAGCTTCATGTGGATGATTTTGTGTACCCCATTTTTGTAACTCATGGGGAGCATATTAAAGAAGAGATACCATCGATGCCAGGAATATTTCACTATTCTATAGATATGCTACATGAGGAAATTGAAGAGATTGCTAAACTTAATATAAAAGCAATTTTAATATTTGGAATACCTGAAAAAAAGGATGAGCTTGGAACCTCAGCGTATGATGAGGACGGTATAGTTCAGCAGGCAGTTAGACATATAAAAAAACTGAATAAAGAGTTATATATAATAACAGATGTTTGTTTATGTCAATATACCTCCCACGGCCACTGCGGTATAATAGAAGTGGAATCAGTACTAAATGATCCTTCCGTTGAGTTAATAGCACGAACTGCTCTATCCCATGCTAGAGCAGGTGCAGATATGGTAGCTCCATCGGATATGATGGATGGAAGAGTACAGGCTATTAGAATACTTTTGGATAAAGAAGGGTATAGTAATATACCTATTATGTCCTATAGTGCAAAATTTGCATCTAGCTTCTATGGGCCTTTTAGAGAAGCCGCTCATTCAGCACCTCAGTTCGGTGACCGAAAAAGCTATCAGATGGATTATTGTAATGCGAACGAGGCCATAAGGGAAATGGAACTAGATATTGAGGAAGGTGCAGATATAATTATGGTTAAACCTGCCCTATCATACTTAGATATATTAAGGCAGGGAAAGGATCAATTTAATGTACCAATGGCCGCTTATAATGTTAGTGGAGAATATGCAATGATAAAAGCTGCATCAAAAATGGGTTGGATAAATGAAAAGCAGATTATTACAGAAGTTTTAACATCTATTAAAAGGGCAGGGGCCGACATTATAATTACCTATTTTGCTAAAGATATTGTAAAATGGCTAAAGGAATAG
- the cobA gene encoding uroporphyrinogen-III C-methyltransferase produces MKGKVYLIGMGPGDPELITLKAISTIQKCDVLVYDRLVNPVFLELNKNAKKIYVGKSHGEHTKTQDEINELLVKLSLEGMVVGRLKGGDPFVFGRGGEEALYLVEHGIEYEIIPGITSSIAVPAYAGIPVTQRNVATSFHVITGHEHGSISNIEWSALAKLNGTLVFLMGVESINTITQNLIEMGKEKSCPAAVIMNGTRYNQVEVYGTLEDIALRSKEAGIESPSIIIIGEVVKLHSKIGKNNNRPLSGLSIIVTRPYDQSREFAHKLKYLGASVQILPCIHIEPEEVDLDEELVKASNAFLFSSKYGVRYFIEAMKMNRIDVRTITGKIFGVGTSILEEFETHGIFHCIVPDVQNAEEAIKLVRCTVPSGSRVLIVRGNLGDEKLYESLSNYNITQLKVYKTVEGCNEEAFKAAEVLVFTSPSCVRGFLHINSIDYFRNKQILCIGKSTEREALEVGFTNVIVPKRASEEAMLELLLDWRKSNV; encoded by the coding sequence ATGAAAGGTAAAGTATATTTAATAGGTATGGGGCCTGGTGATCCCGAATTAATAACACTTAAGGCGATTAGTACAATACAGAAGTGTGATGTATTAGTTTATGATAGACTTGTAAACCCGGTTTTTTTGGAGTTAAATAAAAATGCAAAAAAAATATATGTGGGGAAATCCCATGGAGAGCATACAAAAACCCAGGATGAAATAAATGAGCTTTTAGTAAAGCTTAGTCTTGAAGGTATGGTCGTAGGGCGTTTGAAGGGCGGCGACCCCTTTGTGTTTGGAAGGGGTGGGGAGGAAGCCCTATATCTTGTTGAGCATGGAATTGAATATGAAATAATACCAGGTATAACTTCTTCTATTGCAGTTCCAGCATATGCAGGTATACCAGTTACTCAAAGAAATGTAGCTACTTCTTTTCATGTTATTACAGGACATGAGCACGGAAGTATTTCAAATATTGAGTGGAGTGCATTAGCTAAGCTAAATGGAACTCTAGTTTTTTTAATGGGTGTTGAGAGTATTAATACTATTACTCAAAACTTAATTGAGATGGGAAAAGAAAAGTCATGTCCAGCGGCTGTTATAATGAATGGCACAAGATACAATCAAGTAGAGGTTTATGGGACATTGGAAGATATTGCACTAAGATCAAAAGAAGCAGGAATAGAGTCCCCTTCAATTATAATTATAGGAGAAGTAGTTAAGCTTCATTCAAAAATAGGAAAAAATAATAATCGTCCACTAAGTGGTTTAAGTATTATCGTCACCAGACCCTATGATCAATCTAGGGAGTTTGCGCATAAACTTAAATACTTAGGTGCATCAGTCCAGATTTTGCCCTGTATTCATATTGAGCCAGAAGAAGTGGACTTAGACGAAGAATTAGTAAAGGCCTCCAATGCTTTCTTATTTTCAAGTAAGTATGGAGTAAGATATTTTATAGAGGCTATGAAAATGAATAGAATTGATGTAAGAACGATTACTGGTAAAATATTTGGAGTTGGGACATCTATATTAGAGGAATTTGAAACTCACGGTATATTCCACTGCATAGTTCCTGATGTTCAAAATGCCGAGGAGGCAATAAAGCTAGTACGTTGCACTGTACCGTCAGGTAGCAGAGTATTGATAGTTAGAGGGAATTTGGGTGATGAGAAGTTATATGAAAGTCTTTCGAACTACAATATTACACAATTAAAAGTATACAAAACTGTAGAAGGTTGTAATGAAGAAGCATTTAAGGCGGCAGAAGTTCTAGTGTTTACTAGTCCCTCATGTGTCCGTGGTTTTCTACATATAAACAGCATAGATTACTTTAGGAATAAGCAAATACTTTGCATAGGTAAATCTACTGAGAGGGAAGCCCTAGAGGTAGGTTTTACTAATGTGATAGTACCTAAGAGGGCATCAGAAGAGGCTATGTTAGAACTCCTTTTAGACTGGAGGAAATCAAATGTTTGA
- the hemC gene encoding hydroxymethylbilane synthase → MNKLKIGTRGSKLALRQTEIIIENLKKLYVDIEFEIIQIKTTGDKILDRSLSKIGGKGIFIKEIEDALLNRDIDIAVHSLKDMPAEVPEGLVIAAYTEREDPTDCLISKDNMKLDQLPRGSVIGTSSLRRICQLKALRPDLEYKPLRGNILTRIKKLDEGEFDAIVLASAGLIRLGLQNRIAQKFEINEFIPAVCQGIICVEVRNDDDEVLNIIKAIDNKVSRIIAECERSFLKHLNGSCQIPLGAYCQINGNELFINGILGDSESGSLYRDSMRGTIEKASELGQSLAMSVKAKSLE, encoded by the coding sequence ATGAATAAATTAAAAATAGGAACAAGAGGTAGTAAACTTGCCCTAAGACAAACAGAAATAATTATAGAAAATCTAAAAAAATTATATGTAGATATAGAATTTGAAATTATTCAGATTAAAACTACTGGAGATAAAATTCTAGATAGAAGCTTAAGTAAAATAGGTGGTAAGGGGATTTTTATTAAGGAAATTGAGGATGCCCTCTTAAATAGAGATATTGATATTGCTGTTCATAGCCTTAAGGACATGCCAGCAGAGGTACCTGAAGGTCTTGTTATTGCAGCATATACTGAGAGAGAGGATCCTACAGATTGCCTTATTTCAAAAGATAATATGAAGTTAGATCAGCTGCCTAGAGGTTCAGTAATAGGAACTAGTAGCCTTCGAAGAATATGTCAGTTAAAGGCTCTAAGACCAGATCTCGAGTACAAACCCCTTAGAGGGAACATTCTTACAAGAATAAAAAAGCTAGATGAGGGTGAGTTTGATGCTATTGTTCTAGCCAGTGCAGGGTTAATTAGACTTGGATTACAAAATAGAATAGCTCAAAAATTTGAAATAAATGAGTTTATCCCAGCAGTATGCCAAGGAATTATTTGCGTTGAAGTGCGAAATGATGATGATGAAGTACTAAACATTATTAAGGCAATAGATAACAAGGTTTCTAGAATTATTGCCGAATGTGAAAGGTCCTTCTTAAAACATCTAAATGGTAGTTGTCAAATACCATTAGGAGCGTACTGTCAAATAAATGGAAATGAGTTATTTATAAATGGTATATTAGGTGATAGTGAAAGTGGTTCTTTATATAGGGATTCTATGAGAGGTACTATAGAAAAAGCGTCAGAACTGGGGCAAAGTCTTGCAATGTCAGTTAAGGCTAAATCTTTAGAATAA
- a CDS encoding precorrin-2 dehydrogenase/sirohydrochlorin ferrochelatase family protein, protein MYYPIMLKIKDRSCVVIGGGKVALRKTSELIKCEANITIISPEISLELLEKCREHNIQYIKSNYDKKFLNGAVLCFACTNDYELNIKIAQDAKELNIAVNVSDNGVESSFIVPAIRRKGDLTLAVTGNENPAASRYVADLMAEQLEDWLLEYISMTSDIRKSIKEKLPLSEIRQRIMKELFTEEYINTAKVSIYDAEKKANKLLEKIIQKACVDNE, encoded by the coding sequence ATGTATTATCCAATAATGCTTAAAATAAAAGATAGAAGTTGTGTAGTTATAGGAGGCGGAAAGGTAGCCCTAAGAAAGACTTCTGAGCTTATAAAGTGTGAAGCAAATATTACTATTATTAGCCCAGAGATTTCTTTAGAGCTCTTAGAAAAATGTAGGGAGCACAATATACAATATATAAAGTCCAACTATGATAAAAAATTCTTAAATGGGGCTGTTCTTTGCTTCGCCTGTACTAACGACTATGAGTTAAATATAAAAATAGCACAGGATGCTAAGGAACTAAATATAGCCGTAAATGTTAGTGACAATGGAGTCGAGAGTTCATTTATAGTTCCAGCTATTCGAAGAAAAGGGGACTTAACTCTTGCAGTTACAGGAAATGAAAATCCTGCGGCGTCAAGATATGTTGCAGACTTAATGGCTGAACAACTGGAGGACTGGTTACTTGAGTATATTAGCATGACCAGTGATATAAGAAAAAGTATAAAAGAAAAACTTCCCCTATCTGAGATAAGGCAAAGGATAATGAAAGAACTTTTTACCGAAGAATATATAAATACTGCAAAAGTAAGTATATACGATGCAGAAAAAAAGGCAAATAAATTACTGGAAAAAATAATTCAAAAGGCGTGCGTAGATAATGAATAA